The Rosa rugosa chromosome 3, drRosRugo1.1, whole genome shotgun sequence sequence AATGTGGAGACCATGGCACACAGTGTTGAGCTCTTCATAGTTAACCTTAAGAAAAATTGCATCTGGAATCTGTTCAGCCAGCTGACAAATCTGAACAAATTCATAAAACCATTGGTAAACAGATATTCCAAAATGCTCCAAGCTAAAATTAGATGTGCTATAATTTCAAAAGGGGATTCAGTAGAAGCAAAACTGGACCATTTAATAGCAGTTGTATAAAAAATAGTGTCATAATAACCAAGGATCATAATAATTAAAGTGATAAAGTGCTATACCTTGGGTACATATTTTTCACCACAACCTCTAAAATTCTCCATACTCTTCCACGTCATATTTTTCATGCATGACACCTGTTTTCTTGTAGGCTTTATAATTGGTTCTGATCCACCTTACAGCAATGTCTTCTCCCACTAACTTTGCGTCTTTTGATCCAGACCTTGCCAGGCCTTCAGCTATCATGTGTTGGATCGGATCCCAATCATTTGGAAAGTCCCTATTATTACAATTTCCATTAGGTCACATAAAAGTTTAAAGTAGGTAGCTGATATTCTGAAAACTTGAAAAGCCAATACGAACAGGTCTTAAAAAATTCCTGAACTACTAAAAGCAGTTAATATCGTATTGCAAATGACTCGATACCCAAAAATGAAATATGAAAAATACCTTGGGATGGAGAGCTCTACAAAATTTGATGGCTTGCCCTGCGAAATTGCAACTGCCTTAGAATTCGAAAGAGCAATACTTTTTTCCCAAATaagaaattcaccaaactttGACATCCCAGGACTTTGTATTGTATGTGAATATCTGATACAGGTGTTATTGCAGCAACACAGTAGGCCAAGACCTGTATAAATGCAGGAGGtttagacatttttttttttttcaaaggccTTGGAGTCCCACTTTATTGAAAACTCCAATGCTATATGTCAACCGAACCTTCTTCTCCAATGTTCTCAGCAAACTATCATTTAGGAATTCAGTTAGTCAGTTTCAAAGCAGTTAGGGATTCATAAAATTCCATCAAGTGCAGGTCAATAAATAATTACCTTTTGATCCACATAATAATCCAGAGTTCACTTACCTCTCTTGAAATAGTGGCGTAATGTCACAAAACTCTGATAAATCAGAAAATCTAGCTGCAGTAACCATTAGTGATGCAACAGCTTCCTTAGATTTCTCAGGGCATTCCCTGCAATGACAATAAGGGAGCAAAGTTAACCTGTCCTTCTTTTTAACTCATTAATGAAAGAAaggtttcaaacaaaaaaaaaaatcatttcctTTAGCAGGAACTCAAACCATCTACCTGACGTAAATTATTACATGATTACGTCGGGTCAACAGAAAAACTGAAGTAATAACAGAATTATCTAAAGTTGCAAATATTTCATGGCGTGAATATCTCTACACCAGAACCTAATCAAACTTCCTCCAATGAGTCTTTGCATCTAGTACAAATTTACATCgcatataataaaattaatcaaCCATGTGAAAGCTGACACTAAGATTAGCAATCCATGAAACCAAAGTAAGGGCCTTTATTCTTTCTCGCCAACATTTCCAAGGGCCACAGGCGAATGTTTGCAGCTGAATCCGAAATCAAAATAGCAGTTGCGTATTAATAGAGTAGCAGCGTACCTTTGTCTCTGCATGACTGAAAGATGCTTTCTTTCACACCAAATCAAAGCATGGCTCAACGAGATAGTGACACGAAGAGTCGGAAGAGAGTGTCACCTCCACTGTAACTCCCTCAGCCTGGATTTGTGGGGATATTCCAATAAACCAGGAATGTTGGATTAAATCTAATGTTTGCATTGATGAGTGATTCTTGTCCTCCTCTACAGGCCTAGAAGACAATTCCGACGACTTTGGAGGCCGATTCTAGACTCCAAATGGTTTCTGCTATCAAAACAACAAAGCTCAGAATCCCAAGCTTAATTTCAGAAGAAGAAACAGATAcgtaattttttttcaaaactaaccatcttcttcctcctcgcTTCTAAAACAGCTTTTCCTAGAAACCGAGGAAGTATAACCCAGAAACTGTTTTGATTAAGCAATCTAAAACAATTCACTAATCGATTAGAAATGGAAAGATTCGGCCTCTAATCTCAAAACTTCATAGAAAGCAACATTAGCTTAAACCCAGATTGTTGCGAATGGCAAGACTGTAgtttaagagaagagagagggcaGAAGTGTAATTTCTACATCGGCTAAAGCGCACTTCCGTGGACAGAATCAGAGATGGTGTATTGCAAAGAGTGTATTGAAAGTGAACTGcactttcaagtttcaaacaaaaacaaaaataaagataTATAGACAGTTCCCGTTATCAACTTCTCTCAAAGTTTACGAGTGTCGGTGAGCTGAGTAATTTATAATGTCAatattgtaaaggtcatggtTTGATTCTTACTGATATATATAAGGATGGGGTGGGCTAAGggtttaaaacaaaaaataaaagcaaagtCAAATGCAGCTCATCAAATTAGAAAGACAATCTACAACGAGTGAGTCATAGGACATAGCAAAAAGATTGAGCAACAAGCATCCCGAATTAGCAAAACGAGTAACAATTCATCCGCCAAAACAAGCATTCATCAAGACAGTCAGGAATGCCATGCGAGTTGTTAGGCTAAAGATGGACTCATCACAGGTTATCCTAGAGTAACTAGGAAATCATCTAGACGTCAAATCGAGTACAACATGGATTTAGAAAAGAATCTATCTCAtaatgtgatagtgtatttagcattggattaggaatccattatttggactacaagaaagtcctaaaaTTGTGATGCATTAGGATTCTAAAAAAGAGACTTGATTCTTAAGGATaatctttatgggaggattcttaggactTGTGCTTGTATAAATAAAAGGCTAGGATCCCTGTTATCACCACCGTTTTACAAGCATTgtgttctgcccattcagaaACTTCAGTTGGTGACTGGCAGAAGATTTCAGCCTCATCTCCATCCTTGTTCTTGCAGCTGCATCAATGGCTTCCACCATGGACTTTAATGGTATGCTTGTTCTTCTAAGGCTATTGTGTTTAACATGTAATTAGTGTGAGCTTGATTTGTATATgttgttttacaattggtatcagagcataggctcacaaaatTGTTCTTCAGTTTAATTTGatgtaaaaatcattttagtttttcaaacaaaaaagaaaaaaaaaatttgctttgTGAAGAAATAAGCCACGTTTTGCCTCTTTAGAAAAACCTTTTGGCCTATTCGTAGCATGTGCCGATCCAAAATCAAACCCGGCCCAAACGTATCCCTTCATAAACTAAAGGAAAAGTGACGGTTGCAACAGGGATTTGGGGCTATCTTCAGGGTTTTGGAATCAGAAGCACACAAGATGATTCATTTTTTTGGAAATTCAAAACCCCGATGCTGTCGAATTAAGATGCCAAGAAGGATGTTTTGCTGCCTTCTGTTTTTGAATTcatgcttctgcaaaagagtTTTTGCAACAAAATTGGGAAAATTGCAAAGGTTAAGACTTAACAAAATCTTGTTTCGATTCAAATTGTTTTTGATAAATGTTGAGCACAAGAACCCTAGCAGCATTCTCAGCGTGCGCATAGGCTAGCGTAGATGGTGACTGGatgaaatttaatttcttaGAATGTTTTTGCGGAATCAAAATTGAGTATATGCATATCTGTATTGCTTTTGCTTGTGATTTGATATGCTTATTATTATGAGATGAATTGTTTGAAAATTGTATCTATGTTTTGTGGTATGACAATGCATGCAAAaatctccctaaattttaggCATTGTTAAAATTTACAGGTACAAAAAGAGCTTAGTTTCTTATAAGGATCATTGATCTAGATAGAAAATCAACCTTGCAAGCTCAACTTGGTTTATGTTTTCTGTAATTTAAGTGAATATATTGCACAAAGCACTTTTCATTAACTGTTGCATAAAGCTGTTGGTTAACAAACCGGAAAAATTGTATCTTGCATTTTAAAATTATACCTATAATTTTGCTTCCAAAGAAGTAGTACTATGTAATTTTAGAATGCAAATAGCAGTAAACACATCTGTTGATTTCAAATATGGATACTTAGAACTCAAATTTATGTCTAAAGATGTAATTTGtgttctttggataacttggaTTGAATAGACATGGCTTATTGATTTGGAACCTTCAGAATATTATgttttctgctcaaaagtgttgcATGATATCATTTTTGGTTAAAGGGTTGTTAAATGATATATGACATTGCTTgcgatttggtttttgttttttgtttttagtttgcTTCATTTGAGTTTTGTTATTGCTTAAGTTACAGCAAGCATAAAACTAAAATTTTTTAAGAACTTTACAGTTTGAAAAACTTACaaaactttcttttatttttgctCTTTAGGAATCCCTACTGTGACCTTGAACACCATTCAGCTCCTAACTGGATATAATTATAAgaagtggagaaaccaagtagatttTTACCTAGCCATGAACTAGAACATGGACCTTTGCTTGAATAAGGAAGAATCTGAAATGCTTCATAGTGAGAGCACAGATGAAGATAAGAAATACTATAAGGAGTGGCATAAGGCTAATAAGATGGCAAAGAATGTGATTAGAACTACCATGTTAGATACAGATAGAGTTAGTATTGAAGAACCTGAGGTAGCCATGGATTTCCTGTATGCGATTCATTATATGTATAGAGAGATTGATAAGGTTGAGGCAGCTAGACTATCAAAAGAATTTAATGAACTCAAGTATATTGGCACAGGGAAAGTGAGAGAGCATATCATGAAGACCATTGAGATTAATGCTCAGCTAAGGGACCTCCAGATTGGGGTCAATGATGATCATGTAGTGCATGATGCAGTGCATTCTTTGCCTAACAGCTTTAGCCAACATAGGACTAGATACAATGCTCGGAAAGAAAAATGGAGCCTTAAGGAGCTGATTGcaatctgtgtggatgaggaagacAAGattagaaaagagagagagccaaGCAGCTCAGTGAACCTCATTGAGAAACCTAAGAAGAAGAACCAGAACCAGTCTACCAAAGGATCTACCTCCGCAGAAGTTAAGGCTAATAAGCCATTCAGGTTTAAGTGGTAATTCTGTAAGAAAGTGGGACATATGAAGAAAGACTGTGCTGGTTTTAAAAACTGGTTGATCAAAAAGGGTAATATTTCTAACTCAGtgttttccttagaaattaatttagttaatgttGAAGCAAAAACTTGGTGGATTGATTCAGGAAGTCCCTTACTGCCTTACACATTACCATTTCCTTGAAGGGATTCATAAAGAAGAGAGTCCCaagaagtgatgaagtgaacctatttgtaggcaatggcatgagatggCAGTCAAAGTtattggaaccttaaaattagatcttggtttaggaaagttgttacCATTGgataatgttttttatgtaccttccatgagaaggaatttagtTTATGTTTCTCTTTTAGTTAAACCTAGTTGTAGACTTCTTATTGACAATAATGGAATTATTATTTCTGAAGATTCAATGCAAATTTGTTCTGGTGTTATTTTGAAgggttaaatacttgttactcctcaaactttaccctgaaaaacagtttagtccctctccttttaaattaaaaatagTAGTCTTTATTCtctttaattctcacacaactgGTCCCAAAAtaactattatacccctcacttttttttttggtctcttttcttttacttttttttttttttttttttatatatttattctctctctctctctctctccatctccagACCTTCACATCATCcatttctctctatttttttcttcttcttccgattCCTCCCCTTTTGGGTtcctatccttttttttttttttttgaatggttGGGTTCCTATCCTTGTCCAACAGTATAGCTCTGCAGCCCTCCCTTCCCCAAACCCACTgccaccgccaccgccgccgTCACTAACTCTTCCTTGCCCATTCCCTCCAATCTGAAACCCTCAAAATCCTCGAATGGCTCGAATGGGCCTCCATCTGCAACCACATCTCCACTCTCGCCTCCACCTCCATGGGATTCTCCACCGCGCAAAAGGCCCAAATTCCATTCATAAAGTCCAAATCCGAGAGCCAGAAGCTTCTACATCAAACCACCGCTGCAGTCTCTGCCATCGCAGCTATCGGGTCTCCGTTGTCCGATCTCCACTCCATCGAGGACATATCGGAGATCGTAAATGCTGCCGTTTTGGGCAAACTGCTTACCATCAACGAGCTTTGCACTGTGCGTAGAACACTCATAGCCACAAAGGTCTTAGCAGATTCTCATAGGTGTTGGTGTTATTGAGCTTGCTTCATCTTTATGTGATTTGAATTGAGAAATAGGAGGAGCATCCTGTGATCATTGAGGATCAAGATTCCGGGTCAGGTCGCCCCAAATCGAATCCCTCTGATATCGAATCCTATTCCGACTCCAGTGCATAGAACGATAGAGATTCAGAGTCCGATTGCGAGAGTGAAACCACTGAATCGAATTCTACTGATGAATTTGGGGCTTTCACCGGAAATGGGATGATGTTCAGAGTGGATGATATGGGTGGGCCTCCCGGCGCTGTTGGGTCTGAAGAAAGCTCCTCCGGTGGGTCCTGGTTGGGAGGGTGGGTTGGGAAAGGCAAAGAGCTTGAGAATTTGGGGAAGGCGGGTTAGGAGTGGAGCTCAGTGGAGGCAGGTTGGTTGGAAATTGGATCGGAGTTGGGTTGGTCGGAGCTGGAATTGGGGTTGGGGAACTGGAGCAGGGAGTTGTGGGAGGTTTAGGTGGTTGATGATGTTGATCGGAATCCGGTCATGGCAGCCATGATTTTCGGGTTAGGCAGGTGGGGCATCCTATCAACGATCTAGCCTGACCAGAAAATGGGTCGTCGTCGATATGGATAAACTCGAGGTCGAGAG is a genomic window containing:
- the LOC133737258 gene encoding uncharacterized protein LOC133737258; translation: MDLCLNKEESEMLHSESTDEDKKYYKEWHKANKMAKNVIRTTMLDTDRVSIEEPEVAMDFLYAIHYMYREIDKVEAARLSKEFNELKYIGTGKVREHIMKTIEINAQLRDLQIGVNDDHVVHDAVHSLPNSFSQHRTRYNARKEKWSLKELIAICVDEEDKIRKEREPSSSVNLIEKPKKKNQNQSTKGSTSAEVKANKPFRFKW